Proteins found in one Pelmatolapia mariae isolate MD_Pm_ZW linkage group LG7, Pm_UMD_F_2, whole genome shotgun sequence genomic segment:
- the LOC134630369 gene encoding troponin I, fast skeletal muscle-like, with the protein MSEKKMTSSRRHHLKSLMLQIAANWIEKEKQEIATSKQTYMAEKCPPPALSGDQATLMETCKKLHALIDKIDEERYDLEIKVGKTDKEIDDLKIKVVDLAGVKKPALKKVRMSADAMLKALLGSKHTVNLDLRANLKQVKKEVKEEPAEAVGDWRKNIEDKADRKKMFEAS; encoded by the exons ATGTCTGA AAAAAAGATGACTTCAAGCCGCAGGCATCATCTGAAG AGTTTGATGCTGCAGATCGCGGCGAACTGGATTGAAAAGGAGAAACAGGAAATTGCAACCTCTAAGCAGACCTACATGGCAGAGAAATGCCCCCCTCCTGCGCTGAGTGGAGACCAGGCAACTCTCATG GAAACCTGCAAAAAGTTGCACGCCCTCATCGACAAAATTGATGAAGAGAGGTACGACCTGGAGATCAAAGTGGGCAAGACTGATAAAGAG ATCGATGACCTGAAAATCAAAGTGGTCGACCTGGCCGGAGTGAAGAAGCCTGCTCTGAAGAAAGTGCGCATGTCCGCCGATGCCATGCTGAAAGCTCTGCTGGGCTCCAAACACACAGTTAACCTGGACCTCAGGGCCAACCTGAAGCAGGTCAAGAAGGAGGTGAAAGAGGAG CCTGCAGAGGCGGTGGGCGACTGGCGTAAGAACATTGAGGACAAGGCTGACAGGAAGAAGATGTTCGAGGCCTCCTAA
- the LOC134630370 gene encoding troponin I, fast skeletal muscle-like, whose protein sequence is MSEGKKMTSSRRHHLKSLMLQIAANLLEQEAAEIIATKEAYLAENCAALDLSRDQAALMDVCKKLHQAIDKIDEERYDTQVKVEKADKEINELKMKVIELAGVKKPALKKVRMSADAMLKALLGSKHTVNMDLRANLKQVKKEVKEEPAEVVGDWRKNIEDKADRKKMFETS, encoded by the exons ATGTCTGA GGGAAAGAAGATGACGTCAAGCCGCAGGCATCATCTCAAG AGTTTAATGCTGCAAATCGCTGCTAACTTGCTCGAGCAGGAAGCTGCTGAAATCATCGCCACCAAAGAAGCTTACCTTGCAGAGAACTGTGCCGCCCTCGACCTGAGCAGAGACCAGGCAGCTCTGATG GACGTCTGCAAAAAGCTGCATCAGGCCATTGATAAGATTGATGAGGAGAGATACGACACCCAGGTCAAAGTGGAAAAGGCCGACAAAGAG ATCAATGAACTGAAGATGAAGGTCATCGAGCTGGCTGGAGTGAAGAAACCTGCCCTGAAGAAAGTGCGTATGAGTGCTGACGCCATGCTTAAAGCTCTTCTGGGCTCCAAACACACAGTAAACATGGACCTCAGGGCCAACCTGAAGCAGGTCAAGAAGGAAGTGAAGGAGGAG CCTGCTGAGGTGGTGGGCGACTGGCGCAAGAACATTGAAGACAAGGCTGACAGGAAGAAGATGTTTGAGACCTCTTAA
- the LOC134631894 gene encoding troponin I, fast skeletal muscle-like, with translation MLVVAGNLLDAEANVKAKERETFLADKCPPVELPYSRDELLELCQKLHEQITISEDERYCTEFKLDMVLNEVRDLNIKIVDLRGKFKRPRLKKVRMSADAMLKALLGSKHTVNMDLRANLKQVKKEVKEEDKQLRDVGDWRKNIEDKSDRKKMFDS, from the exons ATGCTCGTGGTGGCAGGTAATTTGTTGGACGCTGAAGCGAATGTGAAGgccaaagagagagagacgttTTTGGCAGATAAATGTCCTCCTGTCGAGCTGCCGTACTCCAGGGACGAGCTGTTG GAACTGTGCCAGAAGCTTCATGAGCAGATCACCATCAGTGAAGATGAGAGATACTGCACAGAGTTCAAACTGGACATGGTGCTGAATGAG GTCAGGGACCTCAATATCAAGATTGTGGATTTGAGAGGAAAGTTCAAGAGACCCCGGCTGAAGAAAGTGCGCATGTCTGCTGACGCCATGCTCAAAGCTCTGTTGGGCTCCAAACACACTGTCAACATGGACCTGAGGGCCAATCTGAAGCAGGTCAAGAAGGAGGTGAAAGAGGAG GACAAGCAGCTGCGTGATGTGGGAGACTGGCGTAAGAACATTGAAGACAAGTCTGATAGGAAGAAGATGTTTGATAGCTAA